From a single Paenibacillus sp. FSL W8-0426 genomic region:
- the purK gene encoding 5-(carboxyamino)imidazole ribonucleotide synthase has translation MSGTEKSKNGSQHRVMLPGHTTIGILGGGQLGRMLTLAGTAMGYRFITLDPAKDAPCGQVARQIEAGYADEGAALELARQCDVITYEFENVDAGVAALLERESYVPQGSSLLYTTQHRLREKRAIEAAGVRVAPYREITSADTMQAAVGELGVPCVLKTVTGGYDGKGQRVIRDAAQALKAYEELAATGAELVLEQFIKFDCEISVVVARSTAGEIKTFPPAENIHVNNILHASIVPARVPADIQLEAQKLAAAVAESMEAVGLLAVEMFVAADGRLYVNELAPRPHNSGHYTMEACATSQFEQHIRAICGLPLGDTTLLSPVVMVNVLGEHLEPIIVRTGAPDADAIELGVIPKLHIYGKTEAKTGRKMGHVNLLCHDVEEGLQWIEQTTIWRNTNS, from the coding sequence ATGAGCGGAACGGAAAAAAGTAAAAACGGATCGCAGCATCGGGTGATGCTGCCTGGACATACGACGATCGGCATTCTTGGCGGGGGCCAACTCGGCCGCATGCTAACGCTTGCCGGTACTGCAATGGGATATCGCTTCATTACGCTGGATCCGGCGAAGGACGCTCCGTGCGGGCAGGTAGCCCGGCAGATCGAGGCCGGTTATGCGGATGAAGGAGCGGCGCTGGAGCTGGCTCGCCAATGCGATGTCATCACCTATGAGTTCGAAAATGTGGATGCGGGCGTAGCTGCCCTGCTTGAAAGGGAATCCTACGTACCGCAGGGAAGCAGCTTGCTTTATACGACGCAGCATCGACTCCGCGAAAAGAGAGCCATTGAAGCTGCAGGGGTCCGCGTTGCCCCTTATCGCGAGATTACGAGCGCGGACACGATGCAAGCAGCGGTTGGCGAACTGGGCGTGCCTTGCGTGCTCAAAACCGTTACCGGCGGCTATGACGGCAAAGGACAGCGCGTTATCCGCGATGCGGCCCAGGCTTTGAAAGCCTATGAGGAACTTGCAGCCACGGGAGCAGAACTCGTGCTGGAGCAATTCATCAAGTTCGATTGCGAGATTTCCGTCGTGGTCGCGCGCAGCACGGCAGGAGAGATCAAAACGTTCCCGCCTGCGGAGAATATTCATGTGAACAACATTTTGCATGCTTCTATCGTTCCGGCGAGAGTCCCTGCCGACATCCAGCTGGAAGCGCAAAAATTGGCCGCCGCGGTCGCGGAATCGATGGAGGCGGTTGGGCTGCTCGCCGTCGAGATGTTTGTGGCGGCGGATGGAAGGTTGTATGTGAACGAGCTTGCACCAAGGCCGCACAACTCGGGTCACTACACGATGGAGGCTTGCGCCACGTCCCAATTCGAACAGCATATTCGCGCGATTTGTGGATTGCCGCTCGGGGATACAACGTTGCTTAGTCCGGTGGTCATGGTCAACGTACTCGGGGAACATCTGGAACCGATCATCGTGAGAACGGGCGCGCCGGATGCCGATGCCATTGAACTGGGTGTTATCCCCAAGCTTCATATATACGGAAAAACCGAGGCGAAAACAGGACGGAAGATGGGGCATGTCAATCTGCTTTGTCACGATGTTGAAGAAGGATTACAATGGATTGAACAAACTACGATTTGGAGGAATACAAATTCATGA
- the purB gene encoding adenylosuccinate lyase, with translation MIERYSRPEMRAIWTEENKFKAWLEVEICACEAWAELGVIPKEDAALLREKATFDIDRIYEIEQETRHDVIAFTRTVSESLGDERKWVHYGLTSTDVVDTALGYLLRQANEILERDIVNFIDILREKALAYQHTPMMGRTHGVHAEPTTFGLKMALWHEEMKRNLERFRHAADNVQYGKISGAVGTYANIDPFVEEFVCAKLGTKAAPISTQTLQRDRHAEYMATLALIATSLDKFATEIRALQKSEFREVEEAFAKGQKGSSAMPHKRNPIGSENISGLSRVIRGHMVSAYENVTLWHERDISHSSVERVILPDATMLLNYMLNRFGNIVKNLTVFPENMKRNMERTYGVPFSGRVMTKLIDKGFSREQAYDTVQPRAMQAWEEQRQFKDIVKSTPEITEALSEEEIEDAFNPAWHLKHVDTIFKKLGLTN, from the coding sequence ATGATCGAACGTTACAGCAGACCTGAAATGAGAGCCATCTGGACGGAAGAAAACAAATTCAAAGCATGGCTGGAAGTCGAAATTTGCGCATGCGAGGCATGGGCGGAACTGGGCGTCATTCCTAAAGAAGATGCAGCGCTGCTGCGCGAGAAGGCTACTTTTGACATTGACCGGATTTACGAGATCGAGCAAGAAACGCGCCATGACGTGATCGCATTCACGCGTACCGTATCCGAAAGCCTGGGCGATGAGCGGAAATGGGTTCACTACGGCCTTACATCCACGGACGTCGTGGACACGGCACTCGGCTATCTGCTCCGTCAAGCAAACGAAATCCTGGAGCGCGACATCGTGAACTTCATCGACATTTTGCGGGAAAAGGCACTGGCATACCAACACACGCCAATGATGGGACGTACGCATGGGGTACATGCCGAGCCGACGACGTTTGGTTTGAAAATGGCCTTGTGGCACGAAGAGATGAAGCGTAACCTGGAGCGTTTCCGCCATGCGGCAGACAACGTGCAGTACGGCAAAATTTCCGGCGCGGTAGGCACGTACGCCAACATCGATCCGTTCGTGGAAGAGTTCGTTTGTGCAAAGCTCGGTACGAAAGCCGCACCAATCTCGACCCAAACGCTGCAGCGCGACCGTCATGCGGAATACATGGCGACGCTCGCCCTGATCGCTACATCGCTGGACAAGTTCGCTACAGAAATCCGTGCATTGCAGAAGAGCGAGTTCCGCGAAGTGGAAGAAGCTTTTGCCAAAGGTCAAAAAGGTTCTTCGGCCATGCCGCACAAACGCAATCCGATCGGCAGCGAAAACATCTCCGGCCTGTCCCGCGTCATTCGCGGACACATGGTATCGGCATACGAGAACGTTACGCTGTGGCATGAACGCGACATCTCGCATTCTTCCGTCGAGCGCGTCATCCTGCCGGATGCAACGATGCTGCTGAACTACATGCTGAACCGTTTCGGCAACATCGTAAAAAACCTGACCGTGTTCCCGGAAAACATGAAACGCAACATGGAGCGCACGTATGGCGTGCCGTTCTCCGGCCGCGTCATGACGAAGCTGATCGACAAAGGCTTCAGCCGCGAGCAGGCGTACGATACCGTTCAACCGCGTGCGATGCAGGCATGGGAAGAGCAGCGTCAGTTCAAGGACATCGTGAAGTCCACACCTGAAATTACCGAGGCGCTGAGCGAAGAGGAAATTGAAGATGCGTTCAACCCGGCGTGGCACCTGAAACACGTCGACACGATCTTCAAAAAGCTTGGCCTTACCAACTAA
- a CDS encoding phosphoribosylaminoimidazolesuccinocarboxamide synthase, with protein sequence MALSTAADLVKAPLLYKGKVRELYDLGEHFLIVVTDRISAFDYVLEPAVPEKGNVLNKLSSFWFELTGSMMENHVVHTDVSRLGDIVTEPELLKDRIMVTRKAERIDIECVVRGYITGGGWRQYQQTGEVNGIKLPEGLRKNDKLASPIFTPAAKNDVGHDEDIPMERMKELVGDELAVELQEKSLRLYEFARDYCDQRGIILADCKFEFGIVDGKVILIDEIFTPDASRFWAKENYALDIEIDSMDKEPVRAYLSGTDWGKNSQPDPLPQEVVEATTARYVDIYNRLTAN encoded by the coding sequence ATGGCGCTGTCCACTGCGGCAGATCTTGTTAAAGCTCCATTGTTGTATAAAGGCAAAGTACGCGAACTGTACGATCTGGGCGAACACTTCCTGATCGTTGTGACGGACCGGATTTCGGCTTTCGACTACGTGCTGGAGCCGGCGGTACCGGAGAAGGGCAACGTGCTGAACAAACTCAGCAGCTTCTGGTTTGAGCTGACGGGCAGCATGATGGAAAACCATGTCGTTCATACCGACGTAAGCCGATTGGGCGATATCGTAACCGAACCCGAATTGCTCAAGGACCGCATCATGGTTACCCGCAAAGCGGAACGCATCGACATCGAATGCGTGGTGCGCGGCTACATCACCGGCGGCGGCTGGAGACAATACCAGCAAACGGGCGAAGTCAACGGCATCAAGCTGCCGGAAGGCCTTCGCAAAAATGACAAGCTGGCGTCCCCGATCTTCACCCCGGCAGCCAAAAACGACGTGGGGCATGACGAGGATATCCCGATGGAGCGCATGAAGGAACTGGTAGGCGACGAGCTGGCGGTGGAGCTTCAGGAAAAAAGCCTGCGGCTGTACGAATTCGCCCGCGACTACTGCGATCAGCGCGGCATCATCCTGGCGGATTGCAAATTCGAATTCGGCATCGTGGATGGCAAGGTCATCCTGATCGACGAAATATTCACCCCTGATGCATCACGCTTCTGGGCAAAGGAAAACTACGCGCTCGACATCGAAATCGACAGCATGGACAAAGAACCGGTGCGTGCGTATCTGTCAGGCACGGATTGGGGCAAGAACAGCCAGCCAGACCCGCTGCCGCAAGAGGTGGTTGAGGCAACCACCGCCAGGTACGTCGATATTTACAACCGTTTGACGGCAAACTAA
- the purS gene encoding phosphoribosylformylglycinamidine synthase subunit PurS — translation MIKATVYVTIKQSVLDPQGVAVQGALHSMGFNEVEAVRIGKVMELKLDTNDRVEAESRLKVMCEKLLANTVVEDYRYELEG, via the coding sequence ATGATCAAAGCAACCGTCTATGTCACTATTAAGCAAAGCGTACTCGACCCGCAAGGCGTGGCAGTTCAAGGAGCGCTGCATTCCATGGGTTTCAATGAAGTGGAAGCCGTAAGGATCGGTAAAGTCATGGAGCTGAAACTGGATACGAACGATCGTGTCGAAGCGGAAAGCCGTCTGAAAGTGATGTGCGAGAAGCTGCTCGCCAACACCGTTGTTGAAGATTACCGCTACGAATTGGAGGGTTAA
- the purQ gene encoding phosphoribosylformylglycinamidine synthase subunit PurQ, protein MKFAVLVFPGSNCDIDCYKAVEEAIGQEVDYVWHTATDLSAYDCILVPGGFSYGDYLRCGAISRFAPVMNEVAKAAAAGKYVLGICNGFQILTEAGLLPGALIRNMSLKFRCHDTVLKVANANTPFTRDYASGEEIVIPIAHGEGNYYCDEETLASLKANNQIVFTYGDNPNGSLADIAGICNEAGNVVGMMPHPERAVDSLLGSEDGKRMFTSILKAWRDRHDAAAIR, encoded by the coding sequence ATGAAATTTGCAGTTCTTGTGTTCCCCGGCTCCAACTGCGATATCGATTGCTACAAAGCCGTGGAAGAGGCGATTGGTCAAGAAGTGGATTATGTGTGGCATACGGCAACGGACTTGTCTGCATATGATTGTATCCTTGTTCCGGGCGGTTTCTCTTACGGGGATTACCTGCGGTGCGGCGCGATCTCCCGGTTCGCCCCGGTCATGAATGAGGTAGCGAAGGCTGCGGCAGCAGGCAAATACGTGCTGGGCATTTGCAACGGGTTCCAAATTTTGACGGAAGCAGGCTTGCTGCCGGGTGCACTGATTCGCAACATGTCCCTGAAATTCCGTTGTCACGATACAGTATTGAAAGTGGCTAATGCAAATACGCCGTTTACCCGCGATTATGCGTCTGGCGAAGAGATCGTCATTCCGATCGCACACGGCGAAGGCAACTATTATTGCGATGAAGAAACGCTTGCCAGCTTGAAGGCGAACAACCAGATCGTCTTTACGTACGGCGACAACCCGAACGGTTCCCTGGCGGACATCGCGGGGATTTGCAACGAAGCAGGCAACGTGGTCGGCATGATGCCGCATCCGGAGCGCGCGGTGGATTCGCTGCTCGGCTCGGAAGACGGCAAACGTATGTTTACATCTATTTTGAAAGCATGGAGGGATCGACATGACGCAGCAGCTATCCGCTAA
- the purL gene encoding phosphoribosylformylglycinamidine synthase subunit PurL, with protein sequence MTQQLSAKEPTAEQVAEHKLYAQMGVSDSEYELICEFMGRKPNYTEIGVFSVMWSEHCAYKNSKPLLRRFPTSGPRVLMGPGEGAGIVDIGDNQAVVFKIESHNHPSAVEPYQGAATGVGGIIRDIFSMGARPVALLNSLRFGKLESDRVKYLFEHVVSGIAGYGNCIGIPTVAGEVMFDESYEGNPLVNAMCVGLIDHDKIQRGVAKGVGNPVYYVGPPTGRDGIHGATFASVELTEESESKKTAVQVGDPFMEKLVMESCLELIDTGIVLGIQDMGAAGLTCSSAEMASKAGNGLELYLDQVPQREEGMTPYEMMLSESQERMLFVIEPKDEAQALEIFERWGVICAKVGKVTDDGRLKLFHHGEVVGDMPVKALVDECPVYDKPSTVPAYYEQSASIDTLRYDEVTDLGGALKQVLASPTVASKKWVYDQYDYMVRTSTAVRPGSDAAVVTIHGTRKGLAMTTDCNGRYVYLDPEVGGRIAVSEAARNIVCSGAEPLALTDNLNFGSPEKPDIFWQMEKAVDGMAEACRVLDTPVIGGNVSLYNENAKGAVYPTPVVGMVGLVHDVDHITTQGFKAEGDVILLLGETKAELGGSELQYVVHGTTEGRPPELDLNKEKALLGTVLEAIQSGLVRSAHDLSEGGLAVALAESCISGKLGAQVNVETSLRGDHALFSESQSRILLSAAPEQAGKLEAFVRERGVPVAVIGRVEGSNLTIELNGTTAVNEPVGGLTQVWEDAIPCLMN encoded by the coding sequence ATGACGCAGCAGCTATCCGCTAAGGAGCCAACGGCAGAACAGGTCGCAGAACATAAACTATATGCACAAATGGGCGTATCCGACAGCGAGTACGAGCTGATCTGCGAGTTCATGGGACGCAAGCCGAACTATACCGAAATCGGCGTGTTCAGCGTGATGTGGTCCGAGCATTGCGCGTACAAAAACTCCAAGCCGCTCCTGCGTCGTTTCCCGACGAGTGGACCGCGCGTCCTGATGGGCCCGGGCGAAGGTGCCGGGATCGTGGACATCGGCGACAATCAAGCGGTTGTGTTCAAAATCGAGAGCCATAACCATCCTTCCGCGGTCGAGCCTTATCAAGGTGCGGCAACAGGCGTTGGCGGTATCATCCGTGACATTTTCTCCATGGGCGCAAGACCGGTGGCCTTGCTCAATTCCCTTCGTTTCGGCAAATTGGAGAGCGATCGCGTGAAATACCTGTTCGAGCATGTCGTTTCGGGTATTGCCGGATACGGTAACTGTATCGGGATTCCAACGGTAGCCGGGGAAGTGATGTTTGACGAAAGTTATGAAGGCAATCCACTCGTCAATGCAATGTGCGTAGGTTTGATCGATCACGACAAAATTCAGCGCGGCGTAGCCAAAGGCGTAGGCAACCCGGTGTACTATGTCGGTCCTCCAACAGGACGCGACGGAATTCACGGCGCAACGTTTGCTTCGGTGGAGCTGACGGAAGAATCCGAATCCAAGAAGACAGCGGTTCAGGTCGGCGACCCGTTCATGGAAAAACTCGTCATGGAGTCCTGCCTTGAACTGATCGACACTGGCATCGTGCTCGGTATTCAGGATATGGGTGCTGCAGGACTGACTTGCTCCAGTGCGGAAATGGCAAGCAAAGCGGGCAATGGACTTGAATTGTATCTGGATCAGGTGCCGCAGCGGGAAGAAGGCATGACGCCTTACGAAATGATGCTGTCCGAGTCCCAAGAGCGCATGTTGTTCGTCATCGAACCGAAGGATGAAGCGCAAGCGCTGGAAATCTTCGAGCGTTGGGGCGTCATCTGTGCGAAGGTCGGCAAAGTAACGGACGACGGCCGCCTCAAGCTGTTCCATCACGGCGAGGTTGTCGGCGACATGCCGGTAAAAGCGCTCGTGGACGAGTGTCCGGTATACGACAAACCATCCACGGTACCCGCATACTACGAGCAAAGTGCTTCCATCGACACGCTTCGTTACGACGAAGTGACGGACCTTGGCGGTGCGTTGAAACAAGTGCTGGCTTCGCCGACCGTGGCGAGCAAAAAGTGGGTGTATGACCAGTACGATTACATGGTGCGTACAAGCACTGCCGTTCGTCCAGGTTCGGACGCGGCAGTCGTAACCATTCACGGCACGCGCAAAGGCCTGGCGATGACGACGGATTGCAACGGACGTTACGTGTATCTTGATCCGGAAGTAGGCGGACGCATCGCGGTCAGCGAAGCGGCGCGCAACATCGTTTGCTCCGGTGCGGAGCCGCTGGCCCTGACGGACAACCTGAACTTCGGCAGCCCGGAGAAACCGGACATTTTCTGGCAGATGGAAAAAGCGGTGGACGGCATGGCTGAGGCTTGCCGCGTGCTCGATACGCCGGTAATTGGCGGTAACGTCAGCTTGTACAACGAAAATGCCAAGGGTGCCGTTTACCCGACGCCGGTGGTCGGCATGGTAGGTCTGGTGCATGACGTGGATCACATCACGACGCAAGGGTTTAAAGCTGAAGGCGACGTCATTCTCCTGCTCGGCGAGACCAAAGCCGAACTGGGCGGCAGCGAGCTGCAATACGTCGTTCACGGCACAACGGAAGGCCGTCCGCCGGAGCTGGACCTGAACAAGGAAAAAGCATTGCTTGGCACGGTGCTCGAAGCGATTCAATCCGGCCTCGTTCGCTCGGCGCACGATTTGTCCGAAGGCGGTTTGGCTGTAGCGCTGGCGGAATCTTGCATCAGCGGCAAGCTGGGAGCTCAAGTGAATGTCGAAACGTCGCTGCGCGGCGACCATGCATTGTTCAGCGAAAGCCAGTCTCGGATCTTGTTGTCGGCTGCGCCGGAGCAAGCCGGCAAGCTGGAAGCTTTTGTACGTGAACGCGGCGTTCCGGTTGCTGTCATTGGACGTGTTGAAGGAAGCAACCTGACGATTGAATTGAACGGAACAACAGCCGTGAATGAACCCGTAGGAGGTTTGACACAGGTCTGGGAGGATGCGATTCCATGTCTCATGAACTGA
- the purF gene encoding amidophosphoribosyltransferase — MSHELTTGQLWTGDYYNQGSGKEGLDKLKEECGVFGVFKHPDAASLSYYGLHALQHRGEESAGMCVSDGNEFHYHRGMGLVKEVFTKDLMQTLSGDISIGHVRYSTSGDSKLTNAQPLVFKYRDGDLAVATNGNIVNAPTIRRELEQSGSIFQTTSDTEVIAHLIARSPKGLVEAAKDAFQRIVGGYAFLIMTNDKLLVASDPHGLRPLTMGRLGDAYLFASETCALETIGAELIRDIEPGELLILDADGLHEDRFDHHKHRKALCAMEYIYFARPDSDMNGANQHAARKRMGSRMALEAFVDADLVTGVPDSSISAAIGYAEQTGIPYEMGMIKNKYTGRTFIQPSQELREQGVKMKLSAVRRVVEGKRVVMIDDSIVRGTTSRRIVNMLRDAGAAEVHVRITSPPFKNPCFYGIDTPDSRELIASSLSVEEICREINADSLAFLSPEGLIASIQGNNESDYKGGLCLACFDNDYPTRLDFGGEEKFGCSC; from the coding sequence ATGTCTCATGAACTGACGACAGGACAATTGTGGACAGGCGATTATTACAACCAAGGGTCCGGCAAGGAAGGACTCGACAAATTGAAAGAAGAATGCGGCGTATTCGGGGTGTTCAAGCACCCTGACGCGGCTTCCCTTTCTTATTACGGACTTCATGCCCTGCAGCACCGCGGGGAAGAAAGTGCCGGAATGTGCGTCAGCGACGGCAATGAGTTTCATTACCATCGCGGCATGGGATTGGTCAAAGAAGTATTTACGAAAGACCTGATGCAGACGCTCAGCGGCGACATTTCCATCGGTCACGTCCGGTATTCCACCAGCGGCGACAGCAAGCTGACGAATGCGCAGCCCTTGGTGTTCAAGTATCGCGACGGCGATTTGGCGGTAGCCACGAACGGAAACATCGTGAACGCACCGACCATTCGGCGCGAGCTGGAACAGAGCGGTTCCATTTTCCAGACGACCAGTGACACCGAGGTGATCGCGCATCTGATCGCGCGGTCGCCAAAGGGCCTTGTCGAAGCAGCAAAAGATGCGTTCCAGCGCATCGTTGGCGGATATGCGTTCCTCATCATGACCAACGACAAGCTGTTGGTCGCTTCCGATCCGCACGGTCTGCGTCCGCTGACGATGGGACGTTTGGGCGATGCCTATCTGTTTGCGTCCGAGACATGCGCGCTTGAAACGATCGGCGCAGAATTGATTCGCGATATCGAGCCCGGCGAACTGCTGATCTTGGATGCGGACGGTTTGCACGAGGACCGTTTCGATCATCACAAGCACCGCAAGGCGCTGTGCGCGATGGAATATATCTACTTTGCGCGTCCGGACAGCGACATGAACGGGGCGAACCAACACGCGGCCCGCAAACGGATGGGAAGCCGCATGGCCCTGGAAGCGTTCGTTGATGCAGACCTGGTGACCGGCGTGCCGGATTCCAGCATTTCCGCAGCCATCGGTTATGCCGAGCAAACGGGCATCCCGTATGAGATGGGCATGATCAAAAACAAATATACGGGCCGTACGTTCATCCAGCCAAGCCAGGAATTGCGCGAGCAAGGCGTGAAAATGAAGCTCAGCGCCGTACGCCGCGTGGTGGAAGGCAAACGCGTAGTCATGATCGACGACTCCATCGTTCGCGGAACGACTTCCCGCCGGATCGTAAACATGCTTCGCGATGCGGGAGCTGCCGAGGTCCATGTGCGGATTACGTCGCCGCCGTTCAAGAATCCGTGCTTCTACGGCATCGACACGCCGGACAGCCGCGAATTGATCGCGTCTTCCCTGTCGGTGGAAGAGATTTGCCGCGAAATCAATGCGGACTCCCTGGCCTTCCTCAGTCCGGAAGGACTGATTGCATCGATTCAGGGCAACAACGAAAGTGATTACAAAGGTGGCTTATGCCTCGCTTGTTTTGATAACGACTATCCGACCCGTCTCGATTTCGGCGGCGAAGAGAAATTCGGCTGCAGCTGTTAA
- a CDS encoding immunity 26/phosphotriesterase HocA family protein yields MLKRITYHEGDIFLLPMEDGRTAICQVVCALRGRFKKAFSFGVIRIQPDETAELRDGDFLPYTFGKRRSSVIFASPAYIRSGDWRIIGNIPLTQEKEQLKVFECAGHLYCGDEYVRHLQQEEYGKFNTLGVAGFELVQIHLSGM; encoded by the coding sequence ATGTTGAAACGGATAACGTATCACGAAGGCGATATCTTCCTTCTTCCGATGGAGGACGGCCGCACGGCGATCTGTCAGGTCGTGTGCGCGCTCAGAGGTCGGTTCAAAAAGGCGTTTTCCTTTGGCGTGATTCGCATTCAGCCTGACGAAACCGCCGAGCTGAGGGACGGTGACTTCCTGCCATATACGTTCGGCAAGCGGCGGAGCAGCGTCATTTTCGCTTCGCCGGCCTATATCCGAAGTGGAGATTGGAGGATCATTGGCAACATTCCTCTGACGCAAGAAAAAGAACAACTGAAAGTGTTTGAATGCGCCGGGCATTTATATTGCGGGGATGAGTATGTTCGGCATTTGCAGCAGGAGGAGTACGGCAAGTTCAACACGCTGGGTGTGGCCGGTTTTGAATTGGTGCAAATTCATTTGTCAGGGATGTAA
- the purM gene encoding phosphoribosylformylglycinamidine cyclo-ligase, producing the protein MSEAYKNAGVDIAAGNEAVERMKKHVKRTFRPEVMTDLGGFGALFGLNKDKYEEPVLVSGTDGVGTKLKIAFAMDRHDTIGIDAVAMCVNDIVVQGAEPLFFLDYLACDKVIPEKIEAIVAGIAEGCHQSGCALIGGETAEMPGMYSEGEYDIAGFTVGIVDKAKIINGSAIASGDTVIGLASSGVHSNGFSLVRKLLLEKAGLGLQDHIEELGGKLGDVILEPTKIYVKPLLSLLEKVNVKGMAHITGGGFIENIPRMLPGSVNVDIEYGSWPILPIFDLLQKTGDVSNRDMFTTFNMGIGLVLVVNEADAAQALEELKASGEEAYVIGRVTEGDARVTFTGADV; encoded by the coding sequence GTGTCAGAAGCATACAAAAATGCCGGTGTCGATATCGCGGCAGGTAACGAAGCGGTAGAACGGATGAAAAAACACGTGAAGCGGACCTTCCGTCCGGAAGTGATGACCGACCTGGGGGGATTCGGCGCCCTGTTTGGCTTGAACAAAGACAAATACGAAGAGCCTGTGCTCGTATCCGGCACAGACGGTGTAGGGACCAAGCTTAAAATCGCGTTTGCCATGGACCGCCATGATACCATCGGGATCGACGCCGTGGCCATGTGTGTGAACGACATCGTCGTGCAGGGTGCGGAACCTTTGTTTTTCCTCGATTATCTGGCCTGCGATAAGGTTATTCCCGAGAAAATTGAAGCTATTGTGGCCGGGATCGCCGAAGGCTGCCATCAATCGGGTTGTGCGCTGATCGGCGGCGAAACGGCGGAAATGCCGGGCATGTACAGCGAGGGCGAGTATGATATCGCCGGTTTCACGGTAGGTATCGTGGACAAGGCAAAAATCATCAACGGCTCTGCGATTGCGTCTGGAGACACGGTGATCGGACTGGCGTCCAGCGGCGTGCACAGCAATGGATTTTCCTTGGTGCGCAAGCTTCTCCTCGAGAAAGCCGGACTTGGCCTTCAGGATCACATTGAAGAGCTGGGCGGCAAGCTCGGCGACGTTATTTTGGAGCCAACCAAAATTTACGTCAAACCACTGCTTTCCTTGCTCGAAAAAGTGAACGTCAAAGGCATGGCCCACATTACGGGCGGCGGGTTCATCGAGAACATTCCGCGGATGCTGCCAGGCAGCGTGAACGTGGATATCGAATACGGCTCTTGGCCGATCCTGCCGATCTTCGACTTGCTTCAGAAAACGGGCGACGTTTCGAACCGCGACATGTTCACCACGTTTAATATGGGAATCGGTCTCGTACTCGTCGTGAACGAGGCGGATGCCGCTCAGGCTCTGGAAGAGCTGAAAGCATCCGGAGAGGAAGCATACGTCATCGGCCGTGTAACTGAAGGGGATGCACGAGTAACCTTCACGGGAGCGGATGTTTAA
- the purN gene encoding phosphoribosylglycinamide formyltransferase has product MAQYRIAVFASGEGTNFQALVDAARNGEIEASVDLLVCDKPAARVVQRAEEAGVACHLFTPKNYASREDYETEIVDVLESRNIDLVVLAGYMRLLTSVMVDRYAGRLINIHPSLLPAFPGKDAIGQAMDYGVKVTGVTVHFVDGGMDTGPIIAQHPVPILPGDTPDSVSDAIHAAEKQLYPEVVSWFAQGLVQLEGRQVTIQSRMD; this is encoded by the coding sequence ATGGCTCAATACCGCATTGCCGTATTTGCTTCTGGCGAAGGGACGAACTTTCAGGCCTTGGTCGATGCGGCACGGAACGGGGAGATCGAAGCTTCCGTTGACCTGCTGGTCTGCGACAAGCCTGCTGCACGGGTCGTGCAGCGGGCCGAAGAGGCGGGCGTGGCCTGCCATCTGTTTACGCCGAAAAACTATGCATCCCGCGAAGACTACGAAACGGAAATCGTGGATGTGCTGGAATCCCGAAACATCGATCTCGTCGTCCTGGCCGGCTACATGCGCCTGCTGACTTCCGTAATGGTGGATCGGTATGCAGGCCGGTTAATCAACATCCATCCGTCCTTATTGCCGGCTTTTCCCGGCAAGGATGCGATCGGCCAGGCAATGGATTATGGCGTGAAGGTGACGGGGGTTACGGTGCATTTCGTGGATGGAGGCATGGATACCGGGCCGATTATTGCCCAGCATCCTGTACCGATTTTGCCTGGGGATACGCCGGATTCGGTTAGTGATGCCATTCATGCTGCCGAGAAGCAGCTCTATCCTGAAGTGGTGTCCTGGTTCGCCCAAGGTTTGGTCCAACTTGAAGGCCGTCAGGTTACGATTCAATCACGAATGGATTAA